The following proteins come from a genomic window of Oncorhynchus clarkii lewisi isolate Uvic-CL-2024 chromosome 23, UVic_Ocla_1.0, whole genome shotgun sequence:
- the LOC139381313 gene encoding probable serine/threonine-protein kinase kinX yields MERPIPPPLSPDSQQPSLPVSKEEVPPEQQERSPRLGLEEPEPTKQEELWMNKEEQQLESDSRVSEPTSDSQLLSAVNPDCSAALGENRVCVDGAVEMLILILLPPDSQQLSLPVSEEEVPPEQQHCEQERSPSQGQEDPEPTQIKEEQEELRTSQEEDQPQGLESEIRVLEPTSLCRVLAPTSLCKELESTSVANPDCSAAKSEKIEEYVDGLERPILPSNPPELPVFEEEVPPEQQERSPSLQQEDPEPTKVKDKREEFGTRQEEEQLYIGLSKSTSLCRVSEPTLSAANPDCSEAQVGNIEEHVDGMERPIPPHFSPDSQQPSLPVSKEEVPPEQQERSPRLGLEEPEPTKQEKLWMNQEEQQLESDSRVSEPTSDSQLLSALRVKTEYQNQPVTLSSSLQ; encoded by the exons ATGGAGAGACCCATTCCGCCTCCCTTGTCTCCAGACTCCCAGcagccctctctccctgtctctaaagAGGAGGTTCCCCCAGAGCAGCAGGAGAGAAGCCCCAGGCTGGGTCTGGAGGAACCAGAGCCCACAAAACAAGAGGAACTCTGGATGAATAAGGAGGAACAGCAGCTGGAATCTGACAGCAGAGTATCAGAACCAACCAGTGACTCTCAGCTCCTCTCTGCAGTAAATCCAGACTGTTCTGCAGCTCTGGGTGAAAACAGAGTATGTGTTGATGGGGCAGTGGAGATGCTTATTCTTATTCTCCTCCCTCCAGACTCCCagcagctctctctccctgtctctgaagAGGAGGTTCCCCCTGAACAGCAGCACTGTGAGCAAGAGAGGAGCCCCAGTCAGGGGCAGGAGGACCCAGAGCCCAcacagattaaagaggaacaggaggaactCAGGACCAGTCAAGAGGAAGACCAGCCTCAAGGTCTGGAGTCTGAAATCAGAGTATTAGAACCAACCAGCCTCTGCAGAGTTTTAGCACCAACTAGTCTTTGCAAAGAATTAGAATCAACGTCTGTAGCAAATCCAGACTGTTCTGCAGCTAAGAGTGAAAAGATAGAAGAATATGTTGATGGGTTGGAGAGACCCATTCTACCTTCCAACCCTCCAGAACTCCCTGTCTTTGAAGAGGAGGTTCCCCCTGAGCAGCAAGAGAGGAGCCCCAGTCTGCAGCAGGAGGACCCAGAGCCCACAAAGGTTAAAGACAAACGGGAGGAATTCGGGACCAggcaggaggaagagcagctttaCATTGGGCTATCAAAATCAACAAGCCTTTGTAGAGTATCAGAACCAACCCTCTCTGCAGCAAATCCAGACTGTTCTGAAGCCCAGGTAGGAAACATAGAAGAACATGTTGATGGGATGGAGAGACCCATTCCCCCTCACTTCTCTCCAGACTCCCAGcagccctctctccctgtctctaaagAGGAGGTTCCCCCAGAGCAGCAGGAGAGAAGTCCCAGGCTGGGTCTGGAGGAACCAGAGCCCACAAAACAAGAGAAACTCTGGATGAATCAGGAGGAACAGCAGCTGGAATCTGACAGCAGAGTATCAGAACCAACCAGTGACTCTCAGCTCCTCTCTGCA CTCAGAGTGAAAACAGAGTATCAGAACCAACCAGTTACTCTCAGCTCCTCTCTGCAGTAA
- the LOC139381547 gene encoding uncharacterized protein isoform X1, whose product MELNTFLTQRLTAAAVEISAVFEKKIIEYQVEISRSKEENKRLQRLLDLVFHPEIKLRRADSQQLSLPASEKEVPPEQQHCEQESSPRQWQEDPEPTQIKEEQEEVRTSQEEDQPQGLEPDTKDILIPACVKSDYEQNPPLPSHLDQTLENRERDSLPTNTTEQIKTEPDGEDYSISEPTRDSQLLSEAQVGNIEERVDGMERPIPPPFSPDSQQPSLPVSKEEVPPEQQERSPRLGLEDPEPTKQEELWTNQEEQQLESDSRVSEPTSDSQLLSAVNPDCSAAQSENGKVHQSPSTSSEQGSSNVESNEASSFSTWSEENISVTDSNSSDRSSCTKEDSEARKPAKRTCHSSGVVNEPSDLSNLCDENNPGTEISPSDGNKDMNIQTDSGAHNPAKRICQRVHDVAVARRGSGEMASCSRPKVSGSTRCYTHCLHCQGLYIRKSLRKHVRYCPLNPKAEEPKPGPKMRIQSAMAFKMRPQPDYVSTGLWKIVCGMNSDRVSFVVRNDKCILLMGEELYNQLQPDDRRNRYIQRRMREVARLLITARTCTPLMCFEDLVIPSNLPHVITAVRAVAGYNEENKTYDRPTLAVQMGYNLMNIGSAVESCALTSGRHKVAESAGKFKSFKWNEVVLAGALSTLSESQNKCAQPARRTGAQPARRTGAHPACLPAEPAPSKPVAQAHRRPVAQAPIRPVSQLSRRPANPSHRRPANPKKHCEIKVDC is encoded by the exons ATGGAGTTGAATACGTTTCTTACTCAGCGGTTAACAGCGGCCGCTGTGGAGATATCGGCTGTCTTTGAAAAAAAGATTATCGAGTACCAGGTTGAAATCTCCCGTTCGAAGGAGGAGAACAAACGTCTACAGCGGCTGTTGGATTTGGTTTTCCACCCGGAAATCAAGTTACGTCGAGCAG actcccagcagctctctcttcctgcctctgAAAAGGAGGTTCCTCCTGAACAGCAGCACTGTGAGCAGGAGAGTAGCCCCCGTCAGTGGCAGGAGGACCCAGAGCCCAcacagattaaagaggaacaggaggaagtCAGGACCAGTCAAGAGGAGGACCAGCCTCAAGGGCTGGAACCTGATACCAAAGACATCTTAATCCCTGCCTGTGTGAAAAGTGACTATGAACAGAACCCACCTCTGCCCTCACATCTTGACCAAACcttggagaacagagagagggactctCTACCCACCAACACAACTGAACAGATCAAAACAGAACCTGATGGAGAGGATTACAGCATATCAGAACCAACCAGGGACTCTCAGCTCCTCTCTGAAGCCCAGGTAGGAAACATAGAAGAACGTGTTGATGGGATGGAGAGACCcattccccctcccttctctccagaCTCCCAGcagccctctctccctgtctctaaagAGGAGGTTCCCCCAGAGCAGCAGGAGAGAAGCCCCAGGCTGGGTCTAGAGGACCCAGAGCCCACAAAACAAGAGGAACTCTGGACGAATCAGGAGGAACAGCAGCTGGAATCTGACAGCAGAGTATCAGAACCAACCAGTGACTCTCAGCTCCTCTCTGCAGTAAATCCAGACTGTTCTGCAGCTCAGAGTGAAAACGGTAAAGTTCATCAGAGTCCCAGCACTTCTTCAGAACAA GGTTCTAGTAACGTGGAATCAAATGAAGCATCTAGTTTCTCTACCTGGAGTGAGGAAAACATCTCCGTAACAGACAGTAACTCTTCAGACAGGAGCTCCTGCACTAAAGAAGACTCTGAGGCACGTAAACCAGCGAAGAGAACATGCCATTCTAGTGGTGTGGTGAATGAACCATCTGATTTGTCTAACTTATGTGATGAAAACAACCCGGGGACTGAGATCAGCCCTTCAGACGGCAACAAAGACATGAAcatccaaacagactctggggcTCATAATCCAGCTAAGAGGATATGTCAGAGGGTGCATGATGTTGCCGTAGCAAGACGTGGGAGTGGAGAGATGGCCTCCTGTTCCCGTCCCAAAGTGTCAGGATCCACTCGATGTTACACCCACTGCTTGCACTGTCAAGGTCTGTACATTCGAAAGTCACTACGGAAGCATGTCAGATACTGCCCTCTGAACCCCAAAGCTGAAGAACCAAAACCTGGACCAAAGATGAGGATTCAGTCAGCAATGGCGTTTAAGATGCGTCCTCAACCCGACTACGTCAGCACAGGTCTTTGGAAGATAGTTTGTGGTATGAACTCCGACCGAGTTTCATTTGTGGTTAGAAATGACAAATGTATCCTCCTCATGGGAGAGGAGCTGTACAACCAACTACAGCCAGATGACAGAAGAAACCGATACATTCAACGAAGAATGAGAGAAGTGGCAAGACTCCTCATCACGGCCAGGACGTGTACACCTCTGATGTGCTTTGAGGACTTGGTCATACCTAGTAATTTACCTCACGTCATCACGGCAGTGAGAGCTGTTGCTGGCTACAACGAGGAGAACAAAACGTACGACCGCCCGACCCTGGCTGTTCAAATGGGATACAACTTAATGAACATTGGCAGCGCTGTGGAATCCTGTGCACTGACGTCAGGACGACACAAAGTCGCGGAGTCTGCTGGCAAATTCAAAAGTTTCAAGTGGAATGAGGTTGTTTTGGCTGGAGCACTGTCCACTCTCAGTgaatcccaaaataaat GCGCCCAGCCGGCCCGTCGCACAGGCGCCCAGCCGGCCCGTCGCACAGGCGCCCATCCGGCCTGTCTCCCAGCTGAGCCGGCGCCCAGCAAACCCGTCGCACAGGCGCACCGCCGACCCGTCGCACAGGCGCCCATCCGGCCTGTTTCCCAGCTGAGCCGGCGCCCAGCAAACCCGTCGCACAGGCGCCCAGCAAACCCAAAGAAACACTGTGAGATTAAAGTGGATTGTTGA
- the LOC139381547 gene encoding uncharacterized protein isoform X2 produces the protein MELNTFLTQRLTAAAVEISAVFEKKIIEYQVEISRSKEENKRLQRLLDLVFHPEIKLRRADSQQLSLPASEKEVPPEQQHCEQESSPRQWQEDPEPTQIKEEQEEVRTSQEEDQPQGLEPDTKDILIPACVKSDYEQNPPLPSHLDQTLENRERDSLPTNTTEQIKTEPDGEDYSISEPTRDSQLLSEAQVGNIEERVDGMERPIPPPFSPDSQQPSLPVSKEEVPPEQQERSPRLGLEDPEPTKQEELWTNQEEQQLESDSRVSEPTSDSQLLSAVNPDCSAAQSENGKVHQSPSTSSEQGSSNVESNEASSFSTWSEENISVTDSNSSDRSSCTKEDSEARKPAKRTCHSSGVVNEPSDLSNLCDENNPGTEISPSDGNKDMNIQTDSGAHNPAKRICQRVHDVAVARRGSGEMASCSRPKVSGSTRCYTHCLHCQGLYIRKSLRKHVRYCPLNPKAEEPKPGPKMRIQSAMAFKMRPQPDYVSTGLWKIVCGMNSDRVSFVVRNDKCILLMGEELYNQLQPDDRRNRYIQRRMREVARLLITARTCTPLMCFEDLVIPSNLPHVITAVRAVAGYNEENKTYDRPTLAVQMGYNLMNIGSAVESCALTSGRHKVAESAGKFKSFKWNEVVLAGALSTLSESQNKCAQPARRTGAHPACLPAEPAPSKPVAQAHRRPVAQAPIRPVSQLSRRPANPSHRRPANPKKHCEIKVDC, from the exons ATGGAGTTGAATACGTTTCTTACTCAGCGGTTAACAGCGGCCGCTGTGGAGATATCGGCTGTCTTTGAAAAAAAGATTATCGAGTACCAGGTTGAAATCTCCCGTTCGAAGGAGGAGAACAAACGTCTACAGCGGCTGTTGGATTTGGTTTTCCACCCGGAAATCAAGTTACGTCGAGCAG actcccagcagctctctcttcctgcctctgAAAAGGAGGTTCCTCCTGAACAGCAGCACTGTGAGCAGGAGAGTAGCCCCCGTCAGTGGCAGGAGGACCCAGAGCCCAcacagattaaagaggaacaggaggaagtCAGGACCAGTCAAGAGGAGGACCAGCCTCAAGGGCTGGAACCTGATACCAAAGACATCTTAATCCCTGCCTGTGTGAAAAGTGACTATGAACAGAACCCACCTCTGCCCTCACATCTTGACCAAACcttggagaacagagagagggactctCTACCCACCAACACAACTGAACAGATCAAAACAGAACCTGATGGAGAGGATTACAGCATATCAGAACCAACCAGGGACTCTCAGCTCCTCTCTGAAGCCCAGGTAGGAAACATAGAAGAACGTGTTGATGGGATGGAGAGACCcattccccctcccttctctccagaCTCCCAGcagccctctctccctgtctctaaagAGGAGGTTCCCCCAGAGCAGCAGGAGAGAAGCCCCAGGCTGGGTCTAGAGGACCCAGAGCCCACAAAACAAGAGGAACTCTGGACGAATCAGGAGGAACAGCAGCTGGAATCTGACAGCAGAGTATCAGAACCAACCAGTGACTCTCAGCTCCTCTCTGCAGTAAATCCAGACTGTTCTGCAGCTCAGAGTGAAAACGGTAAAGTTCATCAGAGTCCCAGCACTTCTTCAGAACAA GGTTCTAGTAACGTGGAATCAAATGAAGCATCTAGTTTCTCTACCTGGAGTGAGGAAAACATCTCCGTAACAGACAGTAACTCTTCAGACAGGAGCTCCTGCACTAAAGAAGACTCTGAGGCACGTAAACCAGCGAAGAGAACATGCCATTCTAGTGGTGTGGTGAATGAACCATCTGATTTGTCTAACTTATGTGATGAAAACAACCCGGGGACTGAGATCAGCCCTTCAGACGGCAACAAAGACATGAAcatccaaacagactctggggcTCATAATCCAGCTAAGAGGATATGTCAGAGGGTGCATGATGTTGCCGTAGCAAGACGTGGGAGTGGAGAGATGGCCTCCTGTTCCCGTCCCAAAGTGTCAGGATCCACTCGATGTTACACCCACTGCTTGCACTGTCAAGGTCTGTACATTCGAAAGTCACTACGGAAGCATGTCAGATACTGCCCTCTGAACCCCAAAGCTGAAGAACCAAAACCTGGACCAAAGATGAGGATTCAGTCAGCAATGGCGTTTAAGATGCGTCCTCAACCCGACTACGTCAGCACAGGTCTTTGGAAGATAGTTTGTGGTATGAACTCCGACCGAGTTTCATTTGTGGTTAGAAATGACAAATGTATCCTCCTCATGGGAGAGGAGCTGTACAACCAACTACAGCCAGATGACAGAAGAAACCGATACATTCAACGAAGAATGAGAGAAGTGGCAAGACTCCTCATCACGGCCAGGACGTGTACACCTCTGATGTGCTTTGAGGACTTGGTCATACCTAGTAATTTACCTCACGTCATCACGGCAGTGAGAGCTGTTGCTGGCTACAACGAGGAGAACAAAACGTACGACCGCCCGACCCTGGCTGTTCAAATGGGATACAACTTAATGAACATTGGCAGCGCTGTGGAATCCTGTGCACTGACGTCAGGACGACACAAAGTCGCGGAGTCTGCTGGCAAATTCAAAAGTTTCAAGTGGAATGAGGTTGTTTTGGCTGGAGCACTGTCCACTCTCAGTgaatcccaaaataaat GCGCCCAGCCGGCCCGTCGCACAGGCGCCCATCCGGCCTGTCTCCCAGCTGAGCCGGCGCCCAGCAAACCCGTCGCACAGGCGCACCGCCGACCCGTCGCACAGGCGCCCATCCGGCCTGTTTCCCAGCTGAGCCGGCGCCCAGCAAACCCGTCGCACAGGCGCCCAGCAAACCCAAAGAAACACTGTGAGATTAAAGTGGATTGTTGA
- the LOC139381547 gene encoding uncharacterized protein isoform X3, with protein MELNTFLTQRLTAAAVEISAVFEKKIIEYQVEISRSKEENKRLQRLLDLVFHPEIKLRRADSQQLSLPASEKEVPPEQQHCEQESSPRQWQEDPEPTQIKEEQEEVRTSQEEDQPQGLEPDTKDILIPACVKSDYEQNPPLPSHLDQTLENRERDSLPTNTTEQIKTEPDGEDYSISEPTRDSQLLSEAQVGNIEERVDGMERPIPPPFSPDSQQPSLPVSKEEVPPEQQERSPRLGLEDPEPTKQEELWTNQEEQQLESDSRVSEPTSDSQLLSAVNPDCSAAQSENGKVHQSPSTSSEQGSSNVESNEASSFSTWSEENISVTDSNSSDRSSCTKEDSEARKPAKRTCHSSGVVNEPSDLSNLCDENNPGTEISPSDGNKDMNIQTDSGAHNPAKRICQRVHDVAVARRGSGEMASCSRPKVSGSTRCYTHCLHCQGLYIRKSLRKHVRYCPLNPKAEEPKPGPKMRIQSAMAFKMRPQPDYVSTGLWKIVCGMNSDRVSFVVRNDKCILLMGEELYNQLQPDDRRNRYIQRRMREVARLLITARTCTPLMCFEDLVIPSNLPHVITAVRAVAGYNEENKTYDRPTLAVQMGYNLMNIGSAVESCALTSGRHKVAESAGKFKSFKWNEVVLAGALSTLSESQNKSATLSTPVEPKSEI; from the exons ATGGAGTTGAATACGTTTCTTACTCAGCGGTTAACAGCGGCCGCTGTGGAGATATCGGCTGTCTTTGAAAAAAAGATTATCGAGTACCAGGTTGAAATCTCCCGTTCGAAGGAGGAGAACAAACGTCTACAGCGGCTGTTGGATTTGGTTTTCCACCCGGAAATCAAGTTACGTCGAGCAG actcccagcagctctctcttcctgcctctgAAAAGGAGGTTCCTCCTGAACAGCAGCACTGTGAGCAGGAGAGTAGCCCCCGTCAGTGGCAGGAGGACCCAGAGCCCAcacagattaaagaggaacaggaggaagtCAGGACCAGTCAAGAGGAGGACCAGCCTCAAGGGCTGGAACCTGATACCAAAGACATCTTAATCCCTGCCTGTGTGAAAAGTGACTATGAACAGAACCCACCTCTGCCCTCACATCTTGACCAAACcttggagaacagagagagggactctCTACCCACCAACACAACTGAACAGATCAAAACAGAACCTGATGGAGAGGATTACAGCATATCAGAACCAACCAGGGACTCTCAGCTCCTCTCTGAAGCCCAGGTAGGAAACATAGAAGAACGTGTTGATGGGATGGAGAGACCcattccccctcccttctctccagaCTCCCAGcagccctctctccctgtctctaaagAGGAGGTTCCCCCAGAGCAGCAGGAGAGAAGCCCCAGGCTGGGTCTAGAGGACCCAGAGCCCACAAAACAAGAGGAACTCTGGACGAATCAGGAGGAACAGCAGCTGGAATCTGACAGCAGAGTATCAGAACCAACCAGTGACTCTCAGCTCCTCTCTGCAGTAAATCCAGACTGTTCTGCAGCTCAGAGTGAAAACGGTAAAGTTCATCAGAGTCCCAGCACTTCTTCAGAACAA GGTTCTAGTAACGTGGAATCAAATGAAGCATCTAGTTTCTCTACCTGGAGTGAGGAAAACATCTCCGTAACAGACAGTAACTCTTCAGACAGGAGCTCCTGCACTAAAGAAGACTCTGAGGCACGTAAACCAGCGAAGAGAACATGCCATTCTAGTGGTGTGGTGAATGAACCATCTGATTTGTCTAACTTATGTGATGAAAACAACCCGGGGACTGAGATCAGCCCTTCAGACGGCAACAAAGACATGAAcatccaaacagactctggggcTCATAATCCAGCTAAGAGGATATGTCAGAGGGTGCATGATGTTGCCGTAGCAAGACGTGGGAGTGGAGAGATGGCCTCCTGTTCCCGTCCCAAAGTGTCAGGATCCACTCGATGTTACACCCACTGCTTGCACTGTCAAGGTCTGTACATTCGAAAGTCACTACGGAAGCATGTCAGATACTGCCCTCTGAACCCCAAAGCTGAAGAACCAAAACCTGGACCAAAGATGAGGATTCAGTCAGCAATGGCGTTTAAGATGCGTCCTCAACCCGACTACGTCAGCACAGGTCTTTGGAAGATAGTTTGTGGTATGAACTCCGACCGAGTTTCATTTGTGGTTAGAAATGACAAATGTATCCTCCTCATGGGAGAGGAGCTGTACAACCAACTACAGCCAGATGACAGAAGAAACCGATACATTCAACGAAGAATGAGAGAAGTGGCAAGACTCCTCATCACGGCCAGGACGTGTACACCTCTGATGTGCTTTGAGGACTTGGTCATACCTAGTAATTTACCTCACGTCATCACGGCAGTGAGAGCTGTTGCTGGCTACAACGAGGAGAACAAAACGTACGACCGCCCGACCCTGGCTGTTCAAATGGGATACAACTTAATGAACATTGGCAGCGCTGTGGAATCCTGTGCACTGACGTCAGGACGACACAAAGTCGCGGAGTCTGCTGGCAAATTCAAAAGTTTCAAGTGGAATGAGGTTGTTTTGGCTGGAGCACTGTCCACTCTCAGTgaatcccaaaataaat CTGCAACATTGTCAACTCCTGTTGAGCCAAAAAGTGAAATATGA